In the Drosophila biarmipes strain raj3 chromosome X, RU_DBia_V1.1, whole genome shotgun sequence genome, one interval contains:
- the LOC108033151 gene encoding uncharacterized protein LOC108033151: protein MRVYHLLLITIGLAAIAGCREALAHPPRQDPPPCTPPPPPCTTTTCPPPPPPPCTTTTCPPPPPPCTTTTCPPPPPPCTTTPCPPPPPPPCTTTPCQPPPPPPCTTTPCPPPPPPPCTRTPPPCTRTPPPPPCTRTPPPCTRTPPPPPCTRTPPPCTRTPPPCTRTPPPPPCTRTPPCTTTCTPPCTTTKCKVPDSGENGGNGGNGNNTEIVDGGGNAGVDPVAIAQVLISRHDCRGQDDGTFLADVRHCRRYYICNRQRSKRQTCPSGFWFDRKLKTCRLASLVDNCSAARN from the exons ATGAGAGTTT ACCACTTGCTGCTGATTACAATTGGCTTGGCGGCGATCGCCGGCTGTCGAGAGGCTCTGGCCCACCCACCAAGGCAAGATCCACCGCCTTGTACCCCACCTCCGCCACCGTGCACTACCACAACATGtcctccaccaccaccaccaccctgcaccaccaccacgtgcccacctccaccaccaccctgcaccaccaccacgtgcccacctccaccaccaccctgcaccaccaccccgtgtccacctccacctccaccaccGTGCACCACCACCCCGTGTCAacctccacctccaccaccGTGCACCACCACCCCGTGCCCACCTCCACCTCCCCCACCGTGCACCAGGACTCCACCTCCGTGCACAAGGACTCCACCACCTCCGCCATGCACAAGGACGCCACCACCGTGCACCAGGACCCCACCACCGCCACCATGCACTAGGACTCCGCCACCATGCACTAGGACTCCGCCACCATGCACTAGGactccaccaccacctccgTGCACCAGGACCCCACCGTGCACCACGACCTGCACCCCTCCTTGCACCACAACCAAGTGCAAGGTCCCTGACAGCGGAGAAAACGGCGGTAACGGCGGTAACGGAAACAACACTGAAATCGTCGATGGCGGGGGAAACGCTGGAGTGGACCCCGTCGCAATTGCCCAGGTGCTGATCTCGCGCCACGACTGCCGTGGCCAGGACGACGGAACCTTCCTGGCCGATGTGCGCCACTGCCGCCGCTACTACATTTGCAACCGGCAGAGGTCCAAGCGCCAGACGTGCCCCTCCGGCTTCTGGTTCGATCGCAAGCTGAAGACCTGCCGTCTGGCCAGCCTGGTCGACAACTGTAGCGCCGCGCGCAACTAG
- the LOC108033041 gene encoding uncharacterized protein LOC108033041 produces the protein MIRKFVTQLLYGTALLTPMLVTPTVTLQLHLGSQESATATFHYAGFLCPAAVCLVLTAMAMSPYLVILKRWQPKHPRIFFLAMLLPYILVCCTKFALNVRLQLHAIFHVSDESRQNHLMFSLAMYCGMFGLAVELMLHWIVVYYLMIEDIEMKWITEILFDEFHY, from the coding sequence ATGATTCGCAAGTTCGTGACCCAGCTGCTCTACGGAACGGCCCTTCTGACCCCGATGCTGGTGACTCCCACGGTCACCCTGCAGCTGCACTTGGGCAGCCAGGAGTCGGCCACGGCGACGTTCCACTACGCGGGATTCCTGTGTCCCGCCGCCGTGTGCCTGGTGCTGACCGCCATGGCGATGTCGCCCTACCTGGTCATCCTGAAGCGCTGGCAACCGAAGCACCCGAGGATTTTCTTCCTGGCAATGCTGCTGCCCTACATCCTGGTTTGCTGCACCAAGTTCGCGCTCAACGTGAGGCTGCAGCTGCATGCGATCTTCCACGTGTCGGATGAAAGCCGCCAGAACCACCTGATGTTCTCCTTGGCCATGTACTGTGGCATGTTTGGCTTGGCTGTGGAACTGATGCTCCACTGGATCGTTGTCTACTACTTAATGATTGAGGACATTGAGATGAAGTGGATAACTGAGATTCTGTTTGACGAgtttcattattaa